Proteins from one Ketobacter alkanivorans genomic window:
- a CDS encoding TolC family protein, producing MLKNYLVPQQWGAALILAMSCALISSFSYSANTQQALTLQTAIERTLQQNPQLHQFEFASQRLASERETSDLKPAYQLGVELENFAGTGEVSSFDSAELTVALSSVIELGDKRQSRVALANARMNTLELERQAQTLDVLGELTGSFIQLMSTQQELKLAAEAVELSKSLHNTVKNRAHSGAISDAEVMRAKAMLTQSNIQQENLRRRLERQKIALARFWGSTKIEFSSVEGDLFAFGQSQAFSDLYTAVQQSPAIMVFASEQRLKDAEVRLAQTQNRADLGWQFGIRRFEETGDSALTLGFSMPLFNESRNSGTVKSALAERNALEYRRSDRLLALHSRLYSAYSQREQFIAAHQQLKQSVIPDLEKALTITRQAYDRGRLKYQDWITAQQELLNAKQQMIETATVALLNQAVIEQLTAQPLTE from the coding sequence ATGTTAAAAAATTATTTAGTGCCACAGCAATGGGGTGCTGCGCTGATACTTGCCATGAGCTGCGCACTCATCTCGTCATTCTCCTATTCAGCAAATACACAACAAGCGCTGACATTACAAACGGCTATTGAAAGAACTCTGCAACAAAATCCACAGTTGCATCAGTTTGAGTTTGCAAGCCAGCGCTTGGCATCGGAGCGCGAAACCTCTGATTTGAAGCCCGCGTATCAGTTGGGTGTGGAACTAGAGAATTTCGCGGGTACGGGTGAGGTATCGAGCTTCGATAGCGCTGAGCTGACCGTAGCCCTTTCTTCGGTAATCGAGCTTGGAGACAAGCGACAATCACGCGTTGCCTTAGCGAATGCAAGAATGAACACGCTAGAACTCGAACGACAGGCGCAAACCCTTGATGTCCTCGGAGAGTTAACTGGCAGCTTCATTCAACTTATGTCCACGCAACAGGAGCTGAAACTGGCAGCAGAAGCGGTGGAACTTTCAAAATCGTTGCACAACACCGTCAAAAATCGCGCCCACAGTGGCGCAATATCGGACGCTGAAGTGATGCGTGCTAAGGCCATGCTCACCCAATCCAACATCCAGCAAGAAAATTTACGCCGACGCCTGGAACGGCAGAAGATCGCACTCGCGCGTTTCTGGGGAAGCACGAAGATCGAGTTCTCGAGCGTCGAGGGAGATCTGTTCGCTTTTGGTCAGAGCCAAGCTTTTTCTGACCTATACACAGCGGTTCAACAATCACCGGCCATCATGGTTTTTGCTTCTGAACAACGCTTGAAAGACGCCGAAGTACGTCTGGCACAGACTCAGAACCGTGCCGACCTCGGTTGGCAGTTTGGCATTAGACGCTTCGAGGAGACAGGGGACTCAGCGCTCACGCTCGGCTTTTCCATGCCCTTGTTCAATGAAAGTCGTAACAGCGGTACCGTAAAATCCGCGCTGGCAGAACGCAATGCACTGGAGTATCGGCGCAGCGACCGGTTATTGGCGCTGCATAGTCGGCTTTATAGTGCTTATTCGCAACGTGAGCAGTTTATTGCGGCCCATCAGCAGCTGAAGCAAAGCGTGATTCCCGATCTGGAAAAAGCTCTGACGATCACTCGCCAAGCCTATGATCGGGGACGCTTGAAGTATCAAGACTGGATTACTGCGCAACAGGAGCTACTGAACGCCAAGCAGCAGATGATTGAGACGGCAACCGTCGCACTGTTGAATCAAGCGGTCATCGAACAGCTTACGGCGCAGCCGCTGACGGAATAA